One Perognathus longimembris pacificus isolate PPM17 chromosome 2, ASM2315922v1, whole genome shotgun sequence DNA segment encodes these proteins:
- the LOC125346243 gene encoding cytochrome P450 2C3-like isoform X4 has product MELIILLSLGLSCLILVSLWNRSYVKGKLPPGPTPLPIVGNILQLKDKIFFKSLREFSKVYGSVFTLYLGMKPTVVLYGFEAVKEALIDHGEEFSGRATFPLIDKVAKGLGIISSNGETWKQTRRFSLMVLRDMGMGKRTIEDRIQEEALYLVEALKKTNGSPCDPTFFLSCVPCNVISSIIFKNRFDYSDPEFQTLIDDFHKILTIVSTPWIQEKHNQQSEFTMDNLAITVWDLFIAGTETITSTLLFSLLILMKHPEVSVKVKEEIDHVIGRNRRPCMQDRRRMPYTDAVLHELQRYIDLVPTGFCRTVTKDTQLGDYLIPKGTNILTCLTSVLHNDKEFPNPEKFDPGHFLDASGNFKKSEYFLPFSAGKRICIGEGLSLMELFLILTNILQNFTLKPLVDPKDIDTSPVEATLAKVPHFYKLSFISV; this is encoded by the exons ATGGAGCTCATCATCCTCTTGAGTCTTGGTCTTTCTTGCTTGATTCTTGTTTCCTTGTGGAATCGAAGCTATGTCAAAGGGAAGCTCCCACCTGGTCCCACGCCTCTTCCAATTGTTGGAAATATTCTGCagttaaaagataaaatttttttcaaatccttAAGGGAG TTCTCCAAAGTCTATGGCTCTGTGTTCACTCTGTATTTGGGCATGAAGCCCACTGTGGTGCTGTATGGATTCGAAGCAGTGAAGGAAGCCCTGATTGATCACGGGGAGGAATTTTCTGGACGTGCGACTTTCCCATTGATTGATAAAGTCGCAAAAGGATTAG GAATCATTTCCAGCAATGGAGAAACATGGAAGCAAACTCGGCGTTTCTCCCTCATGGTTTTGCGGGATATGGGGATGGGGAAGAGAACTATTGAAGATCGAATTCAAGAAGAAGCCTTGTATCTGGTGGAAGCCTTAAAAAAAACCAatg GGTCTCCCTGTGACCCTACCTTCTTTCTGTCCTGTGTTCCTTGCAATGTGATCTCCTCCATCATTTTCAAGAATCGTTTTGATTACAGTGATCCAGAATTCCAAACCTTGATTGACGATTTTCATAAAATTTTGACAATCGTAAGCACTCCTTGGATCCAG GAAAAACACAACCAACAGTCTGAATTTACCATGGACAACCTTGCCATCACTGTATGGGATTTGTTTATTGCTGGGACAGAGACAATAACTTCCACCTTGCTATTTAGCCTCTTGATCTTAATGAAGCATCCAGAAGTCTCAG TTAAAGTCAAAGAAGAGATCGATCATGTGATTGGAAGGAATCGCAGACCCTGCATGCAGGACAGAAGGCGAATGCCCTACACAGATGCTGTGTTGCATGAGCTCCAGAGATACATTGATTTGGTCCCCACAGGCTTTTGCCGTACAGTGACTAAGGATACTCAGTTAGGAGACTACCTCATTCCAAAG GGTACAAACATATTAACATGTCTGACTTCTGTCCTGCACAATGACAAAGAGTTTCCCAACCCAGAGAAGTTTGACCCCGGCCACTTTCTGGATGCAAGTGGCAACTTTAAGAAGAGCGAGTACTTCCTGCCATTTTCAGCAG GGAAGAGGATCTGCATTGGAGAGGGCCTGTCCCTCATGGAGCTGTTTCTGATCCTGACAAACATTTTACAGAATTTTACCTTGAAACCTCTGGTCGATCCGAAGGATATTGACACCTCCCCAGTTGAAGCTACCTTAGCCAAGGTACCCCACTTCTATAAGCTCTCTTTCATTTCAGTCTGA
- the LOC125346243 gene encoding cytochrome P450 2C3-like isoform X2 yields MELIILLSLGLSCLILVSLWNRSYVKGKLPPGPTPLPIVGNILQLKDKIFFKSLREFSKVYGSVFTLYLGMKPTVVLYGFEAVKEALIDHGEEFSGRATFPLIDKVAKGLGIISSNGETWKQTRRFSLMVLRDMGMGKRTIEDRIQEEALYLVEALKKTNGSPCDPTFFLSCVPCNVISSIIFKNRFDYSDPEFQTLIDDFHKILTIVSTPWIQLHSAFPVLDYLPGSHKKFLKIAEEQMKFISKKIKEHKQSLDPNNPQDFIDYFLIKMEKEKHNQQSEFTMDNLAITVWDLFIAGTETITSTLLFSLLILMKHPEVSVKVKEEIDHVIGRNRRPCMQDRRRMPYTDAVLHELQRYIDLVPTGFCRTVTKDTQLGDYLIPKGTNILTCLTSVLHNDKEFPNPEKFDPGHFLDASGNFKKSEYFLPFSAGKRICIGEGLSLMELFLILTNILQNFTLKPLVDPKDIDTSPVEATLAKVPHFYKLSFISV; encoded by the exons ATGGAGCTCATCATCCTCTTGAGTCTTGGTCTTTCTTGCTTGATTCTTGTTTCCTTGTGGAATCGAAGCTATGTCAAAGGGAAGCTCCCACCTGGTCCCACGCCTCTTCCAATTGTTGGAAATATTCTGCagttaaaagataaaatttttttcaaatccttAAGGGAG TTCTCCAAAGTCTATGGCTCTGTGTTCACTCTGTATTTGGGCATGAAGCCCACTGTGGTGCTGTATGGATTCGAAGCAGTGAAGGAAGCCCTGATTGATCACGGGGAGGAATTTTCTGGACGTGCGACTTTCCCATTGATTGATAAAGTCGCAAAAGGATTAG GAATCATTTCCAGCAATGGAGAAACATGGAAGCAAACTCGGCGTTTCTCCCTCATGGTTTTGCGGGATATGGGGATGGGGAAGAGAACTATTGAAGATCGAATTCAAGAAGAAGCCTTGTATCTGGTGGAAGCCTTAAAAAAAACCAatg GGTCTCCCTGTGACCCTACCTTCTTTCTGTCCTGTGTTCCTTGCAATGTGATCTCCTCCATCATTTTCAAGAATCGTTTTGATTACAGTGATCCAGAATTCCAAACCTTGATTGACGATTTTCATAAAATTTTGACAATCGTAAGCACTCCTTGGATCCAG CTCCACAGTGCTTTCCCTGTTTTAGATTATCTCCCAGGAAGTCATAAGAAGTTCTTGAAAATAGCTGAGGAACAAATGAAGTTTATTtcgaagaaaataaaagaacataaacAATCTCTGGATCCCAATAATCCTCAGGACTTTATTGACTATTTCCTGATTAAAATGGAAAAG GAAAAACACAACCAACAGTCTGAATTTACCATGGACAACCTTGCCATCACTGTATGGGATTTGTTTATTGCTGGGACAGAGACAATAACTTCCACCTTGCTATTTAGCCTCTTGATCTTAATGAAGCATCCAGAAGTCTCAG TTAAAGTCAAAGAAGAGATCGATCATGTGATTGGAAGGAATCGCAGACCCTGCATGCAGGACAGAAGGCGAATGCCCTACACAGATGCTGTGTTGCATGAGCTCCAGAGATACATTGATTTGGTCCCCACAGGCTTTTGCCGTACAGTGACTAAGGATACTCAGTTAGGAGACTACCTCATTCCAAAG GGTACAAACATATTAACATGTCTGACTTCTGTCCTGCACAATGACAAAGAGTTTCCCAACCCAGAGAAGTTTGACCCCGGCCACTTTCTGGATGCAAGTGGCAACTTTAAGAAGAGCGAGTACTTCCTGCCATTTTCAGCAG GGAAGAGGATCTGCATTGGAGAGGGCCTGTCCCTCATGGAGCTGTTTCTGATCCTGACAAACATTTTACAGAATTTTACCTTGAAACCTCTGGTCGATCCGAAGGATATTGACACCTCCCCAGTTGAAGCTACCTTAGCCAAGGTACCCCACTTCTATAAGCTCTCTTTCATTTCAGTCTGA